The following coding sequences are from one Arcobacter nitrofigilis DSM 7299 window:
- a CDS encoding PAS domain S-box protein has product MGLDLEKLKNTNYELKEIINNSWDGIGIIDFKSKFLYVNDALSPILGYTNLELLASNFVDLVTESYKLSFMQFLKNNMINSYDAEMNLICIRKDTKPIYLKVTVSLMLNKKFFVLNTKDITKQISDDQILNEYVISSHTDKFGFITEVSDAFCKLTGYSKSELLGRSHAVIQHEDSPKELFKDLWDNIKSGKEWTGKIKNVKKNNDIFWVDIKIKPIYNKYGDITGFTALMFDITHTLEQSEKLLVQDNKLNIMAETIRTISHEWRQPLNTISIIAQKLSLDIDTTNPFYEGLKKITENVKTLSNTIEEFKSLIEFEGQKEIVGLKKLFETLIKPYKRVIDFQIICDDNLILETYQDRLVTVFNNLVQNSIEAMQKNMVEDNKKVIIEVKKMDDFVELSFHDNAGGIANDKISKIFEPYFSTKEEKHGVGLGLYIVKSIIEMHLKGTVEVSSIENETTIKIKLPIII; this is encoded by the coding sequence ATGGGTTTAGATTTAGAAAAATTAAAAAATACAAACTATGAATTAAAAGAAATAATTAATAATTCATGGGATGGAATTGGCATTATTGATTTTAAGAGTAAATTCTTATATGTAAATGATGCACTAAGCCCAATCTTAGGATATACAAATTTAGAATTATTGGCTTCAAATTTTGTTGATTTAGTTACTGAATCATATAAACTATCCTTCATGCAATTTTTAAAAAATAATATGATTAATTCTTATGATGCAGAGATGAATTTGATATGTATAAGAAAAGATACTAAACCAATTTATCTTAAAGTAACTGTTTCTCTTATGTTAAATAAAAAGTTTTTTGTTTTAAATACAAAAGATATTACAAAACAAATTTCAGATGATCAAATTTTAAATGAATATGTTATTTCAAGTCATACTGACAAGTTTGGATTTATTACTGAAGTTTCTGATGCTTTTTGTAAATTAACTGGTTATTCAAAAAGTGAACTCCTAGGAAGATCACATGCTGTAATTCAACATGAAGACTCTCCTAAAGAACTTTTTAAAGACTTGTGGGACAATATAAAAAGTGGTAAAGAATGGACAGGTAAAATTAAAAATGTTAAAAAAAATAATGACATTTTTTGGGTAGATATTAAAATAAAACCAATTTATAATAAATATGGTGATATCACTGGATTTACAGCACTTATGTTTGATATTACTCATACTTTAGAACAATCTGAAAAATTATTGGTTCAAGACAATAAACTAAATATTATGGCAGAAACTATAAGAACAATTTCCCATGAATGGAGACAACCTTTAAACACTATTTCAATAATTGCACAAAAATTGTCCCTTGATATAGATACTACTAATCCTTTTTATGAAGGATTAAAAAAGATAACAGAAAATGTAAAAACTTTATCAAATACAATTGAAGAGTTTAAATCGCTAATAGAGTTTGAAGGTCAAAAAGAGATAGTGGGCTTGAAAAAATTATTTGAAACTTTAATCAAGCCATATAAGCGAGTTATAGATTTTCAAATAATTTGTGATGATAATTTGATACTTGAAACCTATCAAGATAGATTAGTAACAGTATTTAATAACCTTGTTCAAAACTCTATTGAAGCAATGCAAAAAAATATGGTAGAAGATAATAAAAAAGTAATAATCGAAGTTAAAAAAATGGATGATTTTGTTGAATTATCTTTTCATGATAATGCTGGAGGAATAGCAAATGACAAAATTTCAAAAATCTTTGAACCATATTTTTCAACAAAAGAGGAAAAACATGGAGTTGGATTAGGTTTATATATTGTAAAAAGTATAATTGAAATGCATTTAAAAGGTACAGTTGAAGTTAGTTCAATTGAAAATGAAACAACTATTAAAATAAAATTACCTATAATAATTTAA
- the lptB gene encoding LPS export ABC transporter ATP-binding protein, with product MHKLRIENITKNIKKTQILHGISLEVKSGEIVGLLGPNGAGKTTTFYTVCGLIKPTSGKVFLDETDITSLPLHKRALKGIGYLPQESSIFKDLSVEDNLMLAAQIVTSDKAEQFKRVEELLEVFNIEPIRQRKGVSLSGGERRRTEIARALVSRPVFLLLDEPFAGVDPIAVKDIQEIINQLTLRGIGVLITDHNVRETLEICDRAYVMKSGTLLASGNSDEIRNDVSVREHYLGESFTF from the coding sequence ATGCATAAATTAAGAATTGAAAACATAACTAAAAACATTAAAAAAACTCAAATTTTACACGGTATTTCACTAGAAGTTAAATCGGGAGAAATCGTTGGCTTGTTAGGACCCAATGGAGCAGGTAAAACTACAACTTTTTATACTGTTTGTGGACTTATAAAACCAACTTCTGGTAAAGTTTTTTTAGATGAAACAGATATTACTAGTTTGCCCTTACATAAAAGAGCCTTAAAGGGTATAGGCTATTTACCGCAAGAATCATCTATCTTCAAAGACTTAAGTGTAGAAGACAATCTAATGCTTGCTGCTCAAATAGTTACAAGTGATAAAGCTGAACAATTTAAAAGAGTAGAAGAATTACTTGAAGTTTTTAATATCGAACCAATTAGACAAAGAAAAGGTGTCTCTTTATCAGGTGGAGAGAGAAGAAGAACAGAAATAGCAAGGGCCTTAGTATCAAGACCAGTTTTTCTATTACTTGATGAACCGTTTGCTGGAGTTGACCCAATTGCGGTTAAAGATATTCAAGAAATCATCAATCAATTGACACTTAGAGGGATTGGTGTATTAATTACAGATCATAATGTAAGAGAAACCCTTGAAATATGTGATAGAGCATATGTTATGAAAAGTGGTACATTATTGGCTTCTGGAAATAGTGATGAAATTAGAAATGACGTAAGTGTAAGAGAACACTACCTTGGAGAAAGTTTTACTTTTTAG
- a CDS encoding response regulator transcription factor, which translates to MIKTLKNIRKLNNAKLLVVSSDLNVKKSLEEDLDNYFKEVSFVSNNKDALILASQSSYDLVIIDTQCEGMVFKDFCFELVEIAQTLPKIIISNEDNSEDIVTAINCNSYTFISKPLRLQDLKLAIIMCLNQTKRGDKVDFQNGIYFDEYRDQFFKAGGAAIDFTRLEKGFLKLLIARRGEITDYDTIKDIVWKGKNMSIYTMRNIVNKIRQKTYYEIIINHSNKGYVIDETGMKRF; encoded by the coding sequence ATGATTAAAACACTAAAAAATATTAGAAAACTAAATAATGCAAAATTATTAGTTGTAAGTAGTGATTTAAATGTTAAAAAATCTTTAGAAGAAGATTTAGATAATTATTTCAAAGAAGTTAGCTTTGTCTCAAATAACAAAGATGCATTGATTTTGGCTAGCCAAAGTAGTTATGATCTTGTAATTATTGATACACAGTGTGAAGGTATGGTTTTTAAAGACTTTTGTTTTGAATTAGTTGAGATTGCTCAAACATTACCTAAAATAATAATTTCTAATGAAGATAATAGTGAAGATATAGTTACAGCTATTAATTGTAACTCATATACATTTATTTCTAAGCCCTTACGATTACAAGATTTAAAACTAGCAATTATAATGTGCTTAAATCAAACAAAAAGAGGTGATAAAGTTGACTTCCAAAATGGAATTTACTTTGATGAATATAGAGATCAATTTTTCAAAGCAGGTGGAGCAGCAATTGATTTCACAAGATTAGAAAAAGGATTTTTAAAACTTCTTATTGCTAGAAGAGGTGAAATTACTGATTATGATACAATAAAAGATATTGTATGGAAAGGTAAAAATATGTCTATTTATACAATGAGAAATATTGTAAATAAAATAAGACAAAAAACTTATTATGAAATAATTATAAATCATTCTAATAAGGGATATGTAATTGACGAAACAGGTATGAAGAGATTCTAA
- the kdsB gene encoding 3-deoxy-manno-octulosonate cytidylyltransferase, with amino-acid sequence MIIIPARLNSSRFQNKILVDILGLPMVIRTAKQVSSLDDVTIATDSWDVIALAKEHGINAIMTSSEHQSGTDRINEAAKKLNLKEDDIVINVQADEPFIEVDVIEAVINRVKEVRNNKEDIMIVSCHKKISSQLADDPNHVKVLLNDKGNATYFSRSKIPYHRDHYENATYNGHLGIYGFTVKSLDEFCKLPSAQTESIEKLEQLRAIYHEKKIAMVEVQSKSFGIDTEEDLKNALNIFAK; translated from the coding sequence ATGATAATTATACCTGCAAGATTAAATTCTAGTAGATTTCAAAATAAAATCTTAGTTGATATACTAGGTTTACCTATGGTTATAAGAACAGCTAAACAAGTAAGTAGTTTAGACGATGTGACAATTGCTACAGATTCTTGGGATGTTATTGCCTTAGCAAAAGAACATGGAATAAATGCTATTATGACTTCAAGTGAACATCAAAGCGGAACTGATAGGATAAATGAGGCAGCTAAAAAGCTAAATTTAAAAGAAGATGATATTGTTATTAATGTTCAAGCAGATGAACCTTTTATTGAAGTGGATGTTATAGAAGCTGTTATAAATAGAGTAAAAGAAGTTAGAAATAATAAAGAAGATATAATGATTGTATCTTGTCATAAAAAGATATCTTCACAATTGGCAGATGATCCAAATCATGTAAAAGTATTATTAAATGATAAAGGAAATGCTACTTATTTCTCTAGAAGCAAAATTCCATATCATAGGGACCATTATGAAAACGCAACTTATAATGGACATTTGGGAATTTATGGTTTTACAGTGAAAAGCTTAGATGAGTTTTGTAAACTTCCCTCAGCACAAACTGAAAGTATAGAAAAACTTGAGCAATTAAGAGCAATTTATCATGAAAAGAAAATTGCTATGGTTGAAGTCCAATCTAAATCATTTGGTATTGATACAGAAGAAGATTTAAAAAATGCACTTAATATTTTTGCAAAATAG
- the lgt gene encoding prolipoprotein diacylglyceryl transferase, translating to MEFWQNIYSQFNPIAFHLGPVAVHWYGIMYALALLSAIYVAKWFINYDKINIKQEIFDSYIWWAEIGVILGARIGYILFYDTHTKYYLSHPWQIFNPFVDGTFTGISGMSYHGAFIGFLIASVLFCKKNKVSFWFITDIAVLGISFGYIFGRFGNFFNQELVGRVTDLPWGIYVNGVLRHPSQIYEAFLEGFVIFLILVYFRKRKKFDGQLAIIYALCYSIARITAEFFRQPDIQLGFIYGGWLTMGMLQSFFILIVALLILFIMKKRLT from the coding sequence ATGGAATTTTGGCAAAATATTTATTCTCAATTTAATCCTATAGCTTTTCATTTAGGTCCTGTTGCTGTTCATTGGTATGGAATTATGTATGCTCTTGCATTATTAAGTGCAATTTATGTTGCTAAATGGTTTATAAACTATGACAAAATAAATATCAAACAAGAGATTTTTGATTCTTATATTTGGTGGGCTGAAATCGGTGTTATTTTAGGAGCTAGAATAGGATATATTTTATTTTATGATACACATACAAAGTATTATTTATCTCATCCTTGGCAAATATTTAATCCTTTTGTTGATGGGACATTTACTGGAATTTCAGGAATGAGTTATCATGGCGCTTTTATTGGTTTTTTAATTGCATCTGTTTTATTTTGTAAAAAAAATAAAGTATCTTTTTGGTTTATAACTGACATTGCAGTTTTAGGAATTAGTTTTGGATATATATTTGGTAGATTTGGAAACTTCTTTAATCAAGAGCTTGTAGGAAGAGTTACAGACCTACCTTGGGGAATATATGTAAATGGTGTTTTAAGACATCCTTCTCAAATATATGAGGCATTCCTTGAGGGATTCGTTATCTTTTTAATATTGGTATATTTTAGAAAGAGAAAAAAATTTGATGGACAACTAGCTATTATTTATGCCCTATGTTATTCAATTGCTAGAATAACTGCTGAATTTTTTAGACAACCAGATATTCAATTAGGATTTATATATGGTGGGTGGCTTACAATGGGTATGTTGCAATCATTTTTTATCTTAATTGTGGCACTTTTAATTTTATTTATTATGAAAAAAAGACTTACTTAA
- a CDS encoding GGDEF domain-containing response regulator gives MNKDFFKQLNILYVEDQEEIRNFTSNILSSIVHNLIICNDGEEGLEAFKNNSNIDLIIADINMPKMNGLEMIKRINQINSKIPSIVTTAHTDSSFYKKSIELGINSYCLKPLDLYELIKNITKCLEHKFLKKRLHSDEFNFNDSTLELLNKQDSLVAILKDGEVVAKNDIFSKNFKVFDINLEKILLDREQFFSNIEDLKNTSWYEFISKLDSENVLIKIKIADVTRIFKLNVTKIEKEKAYFLVSLFDITNLNEKSNLFEYKYNHDLITGLYNLNKFHKIFSIESKRVRRYRKDLSLIKLCVKNIDEKIISYEDFLSDISDLIKNNIREHDICFKAEKSSFLVLLPETDLDGALNVSYKLEDILNTMLANKKLSQHSCFGVVELKNDDNEELILQRVTLALNKALKSDDERVIYF, from the coding sequence ATGAATAAAGATTTTTTTAAACAACTAAACATACTTTATGTGGAAGATCAAGAAGAAATTAGAAATTTTACTTCTAATATTTTAAGTAGTATTGTACATAATTTAATTATTTGTAATGATGGAGAAGAAGGACTTGAAGCCTTTAAAAACAATTCTAATATAGATTTAATTATTGCTGATATTAATATGCCCAAAATGAATGGTTTAGAAATGATAAAAAGAATTAATCAAATTAATTCAAAAATACCTAGTATCGTAACAACAGCACATACTGATTCAAGTTTTTATAAAAAATCTATTGAATTAGGTATTAATTCATACTGTTTAAAACCTTTAGATTTATATGAATTGATAAAAAATATCACAAAATGTTTAGAACATAAGTTTTTAAAGAAAAGATTACATAGTGATGAGTTTAATTTTAATGACTCTACTCTTGAATTATTAAATAAACAAGATAGTTTAGTAGCCATTTTAAAAGATGGAGAAGTAGTTGCTAAAAATGATATCTTTTCAAAAAATTTCAAAGTTTTTGATATAAATTTAGAAAAGATATTATTAGATAGAGAACAGTTTTTTTCTAATATAGAAGATTTGAAAAATACTTCATGGTATGAGTTTATCTCTAAGTTAGATAGTGAAAATGTATTAATTAAAATAAAAATAGCCGATGTTACTAGAATCTTTAAATTAAATGTTACAAAAATAGAAAAAGAAAAAGCTTATTTTCTAGTTTCCTTATTTGATATTACAAATTTAAATGAAAAATCAAATTTATTTGAATACAAATATAACCATGACTTAATAACAGGATTATACAATCTAAATAAATTTCACAAAATCTTTTCAATTGAATCAAAAAGAGTTAGAAGATATAGAAAAGATTTATCTTTAATAAAATTATGCGTAAAAAATATAGATGAAAAAATCATTTCATATGAAGACTTTTTAAGTGACATTAGTGACTTGATTAAAAATAATATAAGAGAACATGATATTTGTTTTAAAGCAGAAAAATCATCTTTTTTAGTTTTACTTCCAGAAACTGATTTAGATGGAGCATTAAATGTATCTTACAAACTTGAAGATATTTTGAATACTATGCTTGCAAATAAAAAGCTTTCTCAACATAGTTGTTTTGGAGTAGTTGAATTAAAAAATGATGATAATGAAGAGCTTATTTTACAAAGAGTAACTTTGGCTTTAAATAAAGCACTTAAAAGTGATGATGAGAGAGTTATTTACTTCTAA
- the polA gene encoding DNA polymerase I, with translation MDNDKLSAKKTITVIDTFGFLFRSFYALPPLKSKDGFPTGLLTGFMNFISNIGKDFQTDYIVFALDSKGDTFRNAIYDQYKSHRPDVPEDLLKQLPVAISWIEEMGFKTAIKSGFEADDLIASIAHDARQKDLEVRIVSHDKDLYQLIDDDTVYLFDPIKKIIINEEKCYEKYGVHPNQFTDYQSLLGDSADNVPGVKGVGAKTAEALIKEFGTLENIYENIESVSKPRWKTLLLENKEMAFISKELVTLKKDCHCIDFLDQFELPKENPILKIQDTLAKYDLTKIVERVHQNGLNYKTQMPKAKEIIKYDYTLLDTKEKLEKVINSIPKNSIVAFDTETTSLDTKIAKIVGFSFCFNENSAYYIPIAHSYLGAPEQVSIEDAKSAINKLNNFKLIVQNFKYDFDIIKFNFDIELNLFADTIILAWLLDSSSKVGLDALAKNYFDHTMIAFKDVVKKGDDFSTVDISNACNYAAEDALMTYKIYFKLLEEFKKQNCEHLLKIANDYEFKFIDVLINMQNNGVKIDTQILKNLKIQNQEYIQELTKKIHELAGTKFNINSPKQLGVILFENLGLTASKKGKTGYSTNEVVLNKLVDSHEIIPVILDYREAYKLQSTYIEPLLELASNDSENKIYTSFLQTGTATGRLSSKNPNLQNIPVKSSAGREIRKAFIARDGYKLVGIDYSQIELRLLAHFSKDKALVDAFNSDLDIHSQTAVKIFGEEKASQKRNIAKTINFGLLYGMGSKKLADTLKITPKEAKVYIDSYFEAFTNVKEYMKSIEDFALENGYVETLIKRRRIFDFNAANTMQRIGYLREAVNTKFQGSAADLIKLSMIKIFEKYKNNEDLKMILQIHDELIFEVKNEKQDEITNDLKKIMENIFTLEIPLKVSVAVGNSWGDLK, from the coding sequence ATGGATAATGATAAATTAAGTGCTAAAAAAACCATAACTGTAATAGATACATTTGGCTTTTTGTTTAGAAGTTTTTATGCACTTCCTCCTTTAAAATCAAAAGATGGCTTTCCAACAGGATTACTAACAGGGTTTATGAATTTTATATCAAATATTGGAAAAGATTTTCAAACTGATTATATAGTTTTTGCTCTAGACTCAAAGGGCGATACTTTTAGAAATGCAATATATGACCAATATAAATCTCATAGACCAGATGTTCCAGAAGACTTATTAAAACAGCTTCCAGTTGCAATCTCATGGATAGAAGAAATGGGCTTTAAAACAGCCATTAAAAGTGGATTTGAAGCTGATGATCTTATTGCTTCAATTGCTCATGATGCAAGACAAAAAGATTTAGAAGTTCGAATTGTAAGCCATGATAAGGATTTATATCAATTAATTGATGATGACACAGTTTATTTATTTGACCCAATTAAAAAAATAATAATAAATGAAGAAAAATGTTATGAAAAATATGGTGTGCATCCTAATCAATTTACAGATTATCAATCACTTTTAGGTGATAGTGCTGATAACGTTCCAGGAGTAAAAGGAGTTGGGGCTAAAACAGCGGAAGCCTTGATAAAAGAGTTTGGAACTTTAGAAAATATTTATGAAAATATTGAAAGTGTGTCAAAACCTAGATGGAAAACACTTCTTTTAGAAAATAAAGAGATGGCATTTATCTCAAAAGAGTTAGTGACTTTAAAAAAAGATTGCCATTGTATAGATTTTTTAGATCAATTTGAGTTACCAAAAGAGAATCCAATTTTAAAAATTCAAGATACCTTAGCAAAATATGACTTAACTAAAATAGTTGAAAGAGTTCATCAAAATGGACTTAACTATAAAACACAAATGCCAAAAGCAAAAGAAATAATAAAGTATGACTATACTTTATTAGATACAAAAGAAAAATTAGAAAAAGTAATAAATTCTATTCCAAAAAATTCTATTGTAGCTTTTGATACAGAAACAACAAGTTTGGATACTAAAATAGCAAAAATAGTTGGTTTTTCATTCTGCTTTAATGAAAACAGTGCTTATTATATCCCAATTGCACACTCTTATTTAGGTGCTCCAGAGCAAGTTTCAATAGAAGATGCTAAAAGTGCAATTAACAAATTAAATAATTTTAAACTTATTGTTCAAAACTTCAAATATGACTTTGATATCATAAAATTTAACTTTGATATTGAGTTAAATTTATTTGCTGATACTATTATTTTGGCTTGGTTATTAGATAGTAGTTCAAAAGTAGGGCTTGATGCACTTGCAAAAAACTATTTTGACCATACAATGATTGCCTTTAAAGATGTAGTTAAAAAAGGTGATGATTTTTCTACTGTTGATATTTCAAATGCTTGTAACTATGCAGCAGAAGATGCTTTAATGACATACAAAATATACTTTAAACTATTAGAAGAGTTTAAAAAACAAAATTGTGAGCACCTTTTAAAAATAGCAAATGATTATGAATTTAAATTTATTGATGTGTTAATAAATATGCAAAATAATGGTGTAAAAATAGATACACAAATCTTAAAAAATCTTAAAATTCAAAATCAAGAATATATTCAAGAGCTTACAAAAAAAATCCATGAACTTGCAGGAACAAAATTTAACATAAACTCACCAAAACAATTAGGTGTAATACTTTTTGAAAACTTAGGATTAACTGCTTCTAAGAAGGGTAAAACTGGATATAGTACAAATGAAGTTGTATTAAATAAATTAGTTGATTCACATGAAATTATTCCTGTAATATTAGATTATAGAGAAGCTTATAAGCTACAATCAACATATATTGAACCACTTTTAGAACTAGCTTCAAATGACAGTGAAAATAAAATATATACTTCTTTTTTACAAACAGGAACAGCAACAGGAAGACTTAGCTCAAAAAATCCAAACTTACAAAATATTCCAGTAAAAAGCAGTGCAGGAAGAGAGATAAGAAAAGCCTTTATTGCAAGAGATGGTTATAAACTTGTAGGTATTGATTACTCACAAATTGAATTAAGATTATTGGCTCATTTTAGTAAAGATAAAGCATTAGTTGATGCATTTAATAGTGATTTAGATATTCATAGCCAAACAGCTGTAAAAATATTTGGTGAAGAAAAAGCAAGCCAAAAAAGAAATATAGCAAAAACAATAAACTTTGGATTACTTTATGGAATGGGAAGTAAAAAATTAGCTGATACCCTTAAAATAACGCCAAAAGAGGCTAAAGTTTATATTGATTCATATTTTGAAGCCTTTACAAATGTAAAAGAATATATGAAGTCAATTGAAGATTTTGCTTTAGAAAATGGATATGTTGAAACTTTAATTAAAAGAAGAAGAATATTTGATTTTAATGCAGCAAATACTATGCAAAGAATTGGTTATTTAAGAGAAGCAGTTAACACAAAGTTTCAAGGAAGTGCAGCTGATTTGATAAAACTATCTATGATAAAAATCTTTGAAAAATATAAAAATAATGAAGATTTAAAGATGATTTTACAAATTCATGATGAACTTATTTTTGAAGTAAAGAATGAAAAACAAGATGAAATAACAAATGATTTGAAAAAAATAATGGAAAATATATTTACACTAGAAATACCTTTAAAGGTCTCTGTTGCTGTAGGTAATAGCTGGGGTGACTTAAAGTAA
- a CDS encoding response regulator, with amino-acid sequence MDSPTDQTDLKHSIINKSTILYVEDENILREEISNLLQGFFQKVFIASNGEEALALYEKNKIQIDIILTDINMPKMNGIELISQIRQKDMNLPILICTAFNESKILIKAIKLGVSDYIIKPLQMITTLKICAKILTIRKNELLVEKQMKELEDLKSILEDENFIIETNLEHIITHVNPLLCKASGYEEKELLGQRNSILKHPDTSKTFADNLWKTINSGEKWQGKIKNLAKDGSTFYTKTTILPIFNENGDITKFLSTGTLITSEEEEKQNLKRLILQHKGEKLKYESNIQQKIQEEVNNALANSSNQRNEENKKLIQLVNDLDEEIKRLRNKNIDNNSRVFTSEKKLQDTMTRFDNMQIAYQKKISGMNSTIQTLAKKFEDLIKKTKLTVNKLEKSQDSISILQGYIDDYRKKISDLEDVIASYEKELQELKSNKY; translated from the coding sequence ATGGATTCACCAACTGACCAAACGGATCTTAAGCACTCAATAATAAATAAATCAACAATTCTTTATGTAGAAGATGAAAATATTTTAAGAGAAGAAATCTCTAATCTACTCCAAGGTTTTTTTCAAAAAGTTTTTATTGCATCAAATGGTGAAGAAGCATTAGCGCTTTATGAAAAAAATAAAATTCAAATTGATATCATACTCACTGATATAAATATGCCAAAAATGAATGGAATAGAATTAATTTCACAAATAAGACAGAAAGATATGAATCTTCCTATTCTTATTTGTACTGCGTTTAATGAATCGAAAATATTAATAAAAGCTATCAAACTGGGTGTTAGTGATTATATTATTAAACCCCTACAGATGATTACTACATTAAAAATTTGTGCTAAAATCCTTACTATTAGAAAAAATGAGCTACTAGTTGAAAAACAAATGAAAGAGCTTGAAGATTTAAAATCTATTTTAGAAGATGAAAATTTTATAATAGAAACTAATTTAGAACACATAATCACCCATGTAAATCCTCTTCTATGCAAAGCTTCTGGATATGAAGAGAAAGAGTTACTTGGACAACGTAATAGTATTCTAAAACATCCTGATACCTCAAAAACTTTTGCGGATAACTTATGGAAAACAATAAATTCGGGAGAAAAATGGCAAGGTAAAATAAAAAATCTAGCCAAAGATGGTAGTACTTTTTATACAAAGACTACTATTCTACCTATTTTTAATGAAAATGGAGATATTACAAAGTTTTTATCAACAGGTACTTTAATTACATCAGAAGAAGAGGAAAAGCAAAATCTAAAGAGATTGATACTTCAACATAAAGGTGAAAAACTGAAATATGAAAGTAACATTCAACAAAAGATTCAAGAAGAGGTAAATAATGCTCTTGCAAACTCTAGTAATCAAAGAAATGAAGAAAATAAAAAGTTAATTCAACTTGTGAATGATTTAGATGAAGAGATTAAAAGATTAAGAAATAAAAATATTGATAATAACTCACGAGTTTTTACATCTGAAAAAAAACTTCAAGATACAATGACAAGATTTGATAATATGCAAATTGCTTATCAAAAGAAAATTTCAGGGATGAATAGTACAATTCAAACTTTGGCTAAAAAATTTGAAGATTTGATAAAAAAAACTAAATTAACAGTTAATAAACTAGAGAAATCACAAGACTCAATAAGCATCTTACAAGGTTATATAGATGATTACAGAAAAAAAATATCTGACCTTGAAGATGTTATTGCAAGTTATGAAAAAGAGTTACAAGAGCTTAAATCTAATAAATATTAA